The Microbacterium limosum genome contains a region encoding:
- a CDS encoding phosphodiesterase, which produces MSNPIGNIRIAEYGRPSHRLVHLSDTHLRADGDRLYGTIDAGDRLARALAQLEASDARPDALIFTGDLADYGQAAAYDDLRAIVEPVAARLQAPVIWAMGNHDDRATFRARLCDDGAAATAPVDTVHEIDGLRVIVLDTTVPGHHHGELRDEQLEWLALELVVPAPHGTVLVMHHPPVPCVLDLAVTVELRAQPRLAHVLRGSDVRTILAGHLHYSTSASFAGIPVSVASATCYTQDLGVPAGGTRPWDAAQSFNLVHVYDETIVHSVVPVAESPALAYVDATETERRLADAGVVIPESAHREPREAQPPTMPLRLVR; this is translated from the coding sequence ATGTCGAACCCGATCGGCAATATCCGAATCGCGGAATACGGTCGCCCGAGCCACCGCCTGGTGCATCTCAGTGACACCCATCTCCGCGCCGACGGCGACCGTCTCTACGGCACGATCGATGCCGGGGACAGGCTCGCGCGGGCGCTCGCGCAGCTCGAGGCATCCGATGCCCGCCCCGACGCGCTGATCTTCACCGGCGACCTCGCCGACTACGGCCAGGCGGCCGCCTACGACGATCTCCGCGCGATCGTCGAGCCCGTGGCCGCTCGTCTGCAGGCGCCCGTCATCTGGGCCATGGGCAACCATGACGACCGCGCGACGTTCCGCGCGAGGCTCTGCGACGACGGTGCCGCGGCGACGGCCCCGGTCGACACGGTGCACGAGATCGACGGGCTGCGGGTCATCGTGCTCGACACGACCGTGCCCGGGCACCATCACGGGGAGCTGCGGGACGAGCAGCTCGAGTGGCTCGCGCTCGAACTGGTCGTTCCCGCGCCCCACGGCACCGTTCTCGTGATGCACCACCCGCCGGTGCCGTGCGTGCTCGACCTCGCCGTGACGGTCGAGTTGCGCGCGCAGCCACGGCTGGCGCACGTGCTCCGGGGGAGTGATGTGCGCACGATCCTCGCCGGCCACCTGCACTATTCGACCTCGGCGAGCTTCGCGGGCATCCCCGTCTCCGTCGCCTCCGCGACGTGCTACACGCAGGATCTCGGCGTGCCGGCCGGCGGCACGCGGCCGTGGGATGCCGCGCAGTCCTTCAACCTCGTCCACGTCTACGACGAGACGATCGTGCACTCGGTCGTCCCCGTGGCGGAATCCCCCGCGCTGGCCTACGTGGACGCGACCGAGACCGAGCGGCGCCTGGCGGATGCGGGCGTCGTCATCCCGGAATCAGCGCACCGGGAACCGCGAGAGGCGCAGCCCCCGACGATGCCTCTCCGCCTCGTCCGCTGA
- a CDS encoding stealth family protein, which translates to MAQTGLPTTGITTVSDRGVADAAPTTLVGGIPHLVAETTPEQAQTDDLLRVAEILDLAGVTHWLLRRANGRPGLAIDRRDRARAFEALTAAAAAEPWAARRRGGVELPLQGDARRAFGHRDAATLYRPRVHPNGTFTLGHTTGIRLELWRTQGGVITAPHANALTRRIIAVDDVTVTSVRRYGRTWRTLEGMFTPGAGEFTEDVDLVFSWVDGSSSEFQRERARRMSRYVVGDGDDHAARYRHVDEIRYALRSVHMYAPWIRRIFIATDSPAPWWLAEHPKVTIVRSEEFFKDPGALPTHNSHAVEAQLHRIEGLAEHFLYANDDMFFGRAVRPELFFTPGGVSRFVESGVRIGVGGPAPHRSGHDNAARVNRALLEERFGRTITRDLEHCAAPLRRSVMYEMEETFADDFSRTAAATFRSATDISVTNSLYHYYALCTGRAIATTEPRTRYIQTTLQPGLIQMQKLLARRDVDMFCLNDGSTPEVDEDVRERVLRETLEAYFPVRAPWERAEPVSGRGGEASSGAAPLAVPGALIPG; encoded by the coding sequence ATGGCGCAGACAGGTCTGCCGACGACGGGCATCACGACGGTATCGGACCGGGGCGTGGCGGATGCCGCGCCGACGACGCTGGTGGGAGGCATCCCCCATCTGGTCGCCGAGACGACACCGGAGCAGGCCCAGACGGACGATCTGCTGCGCGTGGCCGAGATCCTCGATCTCGCCGGAGTGACCCACTGGCTCCTCCGCCGTGCGAACGGCCGGCCCGGCCTCGCGATCGATCGACGCGATCGTGCGCGGGCGTTCGAGGCGCTGACCGCCGCCGCCGCCGCCGAGCCCTGGGCCGCACGGCGCCGAGGGGGCGTCGAACTCCCCCTCCAGGGAGATGCCCGCCGCGCGTTCGGGCACAGGGATGCCGCGACCCTCTACCGCCCGCGGGTGCACCCCAACGGCACCTTCACGCTCGGGCACACCACCGGCATCCGCCTCGAGCTGTGGCGCACGCAGGGCGGGGTGATCACGGCACCGCACGCCAACGCACTCACCCGCCGCATCATCGCGGTCGACGACGTGACCGTGACGAGCGTGCGCCGGTACGGGCGCACCTGGCGCACCCTCGAGGGGATGTTCACCCCCGGTGCGGGTGAGTTCACGGAGGACGTGGACCTCGTCTTCTCCTGGGTCGACGGCTCCTCCAGCGAGTTCCAGCGCGAGCGCGCACGGCGCATGAGCCGCTACGTCGTCGGCGACGGCGACGACCACGCGGCGCGATACCGGCACGTCGACGAGATCCGCTACGCCCTGCGCAGCGTCCACATGTACGCGCCCTGGATCCGCCGCATCTTCATCGCGACCGACAGCCCCGCTCCCTGGTGGCTCGCGGAGCACCCGAAGGTGACGATCGTGCGCAGCGAGGAGTTCTTCAAGGACCCCGGCGCGCTGCCCACGCACAACTCGCACGCCGTCGAGGCGCAGCTGCACCGCATCGAGGGCCTCGCGGAGCACTTCCTCTATGCCAACGACGACATGTTCTTCGGTCGGGCGGTGCGCCCCGAGCTGTTCTTCACGCCGGGCGGCGTGTCCCGCTTCGTCGAGTCCGGCGTGCGCATCGGCGTCGGCGGTCCGGCCCCCCACCGCAGCGGCCACGACAACGCGGCGCGGGTCAACCGCGCCCTACTCGAGGAGCGGTTCGGGCGCACGATCACCCGCGACCTGGAGCACTGTGCCGCGCCGCTTCGGCGCAGCGTCATGTACGAGATGGAGGAGACGTTCGCGGACGACTTCTCCCGCACGGCCGCGGCCACGTTCCGCTCCGCCACGGACATCTCGGTGACGAACTCGCTGTACCACTACTACGCGCTCTGCACGGGCCGGGCGATCGCGACGACGGAGCCGCGCACCAGGTACATCCAGACGACCCTGCAGCCCGGCCTCATCCAGATGCAGAAGCTGCTCGCCCGGCGCGACGTCGACATGTTCTGCCTCAATGACGGGAGCACTCCCGAGGTCGACGAGGATGTCCGCGAGCGGGTGCTCCGCGAGACGCTGGAGGCATACTTCCCGGTGCGCGCGCCGTGGGAGCGTGCCGAGCCCGTCAGCGGACGAGGCGGAGAGGCATCGTCGGGGGCTGCGCCTCTCGCGGTTCCCGGTGCGCTGATTCCGGGATGA